A region from the Chrysoperla carnea chromosome 4, inChrCarn1.1, whole genome shotgun sequence genome encodes:
- the LOC123297961 gene encoding E3 SUMO-protein ligase ZBED1-like, producing the protein MDKYTEFYEKLRIERQSVKLNSVTMNKTKYDSLIEKVKQLKVKTKKQVNGITKLISPVSDGDSLKYFIYDEELFEILHHAHVTTGHGGRDRMMKNLRGIYQNITYRDVQIYLNMFKDNSNPDNPQRPRKRRKLENTRSVLTAPSTSDRICPNEKKELINQALAKLIAMNQLPLSFCSSIGFKNFMTVVEPNYKSCGEEIIKRKIIALKTSVEQKVREGLNAAKSVVCSIDCWSSSQQYFITITAHVVNNRWCAKSYTLAIREMEEHHTAKNFANEFENTLTEWGISQKVMTVVTDNTKTIVHAISLIYGDAGIYNVTCAAHTLQLAISSALEEENIQQLIQQCSKLVNHFNRSSSAKQALETKQEQLGMTKTNLLQCCTKRWNTIFLMLDRLYVNRCAISNVIADWVVTNASIAQKLIITESQWARIESLVYNLKPLHVATTLFCRESHSPVSMIRPLLQKVFEKHFKLQHEDDEVIIYFKQTIISELKHRFDLEWNTTNTVSLRHIACFLDPRYKDLEHEPIHVRETIRSEVKYLLQSNLPHTAVQQTVVQPIPPHKSSLKSGLEFLYGDDLSVQFHGYPSEPQQRLDLEFLYGNEVKETPDFTIQFQNYLAEPQLRFDLDPFEWWKTNATKYPAIAELAMKYLAIPASAVSSERWYSTTVGIIEFGTKYFVLP; encoded by the exons atggataAATACACGGAATTTTATGAGAAACTTCGTATTGAACGACAATCGGTTAAATTGAATTCTGTTacaatgaataaaacaaaatatgattcCCTTATTGAAAAGGTTAAACAGctgaaagtaaaaacaaaaaaacagg TGAATGGTATCACAAAATTAATATCGCCTGTCTCTGATGGCGATagtcttaaatattttatttatgatgagGAATTATTCGAAATATTACATCACGCCCATGTTACAACCGGACATGGAGGACGTGATCgaatgatgaaaaatttacgagggatttatcaaaatatcacCTATCGAGatgtacaaatttatttaaacatgttTAAAGATAACTCAAATCCGGATAATCCACAACGACCACGAAAACGtcgaaaattagaaaatacacGTAGCGTACTTACAGCTCCATCGACGTCCGATCGAATATGCCCCAATGAGAAAAAAGAATTAATCAATCAAGCCCTAGCGAAATTAATTGCAATGAATCAATTACCTTTATCGTTTTGTTCAAGTattggatttaaaaattttatgacagTTGTTGAACCTAATTATAAATCTTGTGGGGAAGAAATAATTAAACGAAAAATCATTGCGCTTAAAACATCAGTTGAGCAAAAAGTACGGGAAGGTTTAAATGCTGCTAAAAGTGTTGTCTGCTCAATTGATTGTTGGTCTTCCTCTCAACAATACTTTATTACAATTACTGCGCATGTGGTAAACAATCGTTGGTGTGCCAAATCATATACATTAGCCATCAGAGAAATGGAAGAACATCATACAGCCAAGAATTTTGCGAATGAATTCGAAAATACACTCACCGAATGGGGTATTTCTCAAAAAGTGATGACAGTAGTCACagataatacaaaaacaattgtaCACGCAATTTCCTTAATTTATGGTGATGCCGGAATTTATAATGTGACATGCGCAGCGCATACACTTCAATTAGCTATAAGTAGCGCCCTCgaagaagaaaatattcaacaattgaTTCAACAATGTAGTAAACTTGTAAATCATTTTAATCGATCTTCATCTGCAAAACAAGCTTTGGAAACAAAGCAAGAACAACTGGGAatgacaaaaacaaatttattacaatgttGCACCAAACGatggaatacaatttttttaatgttagatCGATTATATGTAAATCGATGTGCGATTTCGAATGTTATCGCTGATTGGGTGGTAACAAATGCGTCGAttgcacaaaaattaataatcacaGAAAGTCAATGGGCTCGAATTGAATCTCTTGTATACAATTTAAAACCATTACATGTAGCAACTACACTGTTTTGTCGAGAAAGTCATTCTCCTGTATCAATGATTCGACCATTATTGCAAAAAGTTTTCgagaaacattttaaacttcaaCATGAAGACGATgaggttattatttattttaaacaaacgaTAATTTCCGAATTAAAACATCGTTTTGATCTCGAATGGAATACAACGAATACAGTATCATTACGTCATATAGCTTGTTTTTTGGATCCACGATATAAAGATTTAGAGCATGAACCGATTCATGTAAGAGAGACAATCCGATCTGAAGTGAAATATTTACTCCAATCAAATCTTCCGCATACGGCTGTCCAACAAACCGTGGTTCAACCAATACCTCCGCATAAATCATCGCTGAAAAGTGGATTAGAATTTTTATATGGTGATGATTTATCCGTACAATTTCATGGTTATCCATCTGAACCGCAACAACGATTAGATTTAGAATTTCTATATGGGAATGAAGTGAAGGAGACACCAGATTTTACGatacaatttcaaaattatctagCTGAGCCACAATTGCGTTTCGATTTGGATCCATTTGAATGGTGGAAAACGAATGCAACCAAATATCCAGCGATTGCTGAGCTTGCAATGAAATATTTAGCAATACCAGCATCAGCTGTAAGTTCAGAACGATGGTATTCAACGACcg